ACACCTGGGCAAAATCGGGCTTGAACTTGTAGTAGATCACTTCCCACGTGGCTACATAGCAGCAGGTGGCCACCAGCATGATGAGTGCCCCCACCTTGGCGGCGGGCCAGAACGCAATGCGCCCGCCCGCTTCGGTGTCGCGATAGCGCCGGATGCCCACATAAACGAGCAGGAAGGCCATCACCATGCCGGTGTAGCCAAAGTAGGCGCCGTACTCCATCCAGAAGTCCCCTTCGAAGGGGACGAGGACGAGCATCATGGCGGACATGATGGCCCCGGCAATGAGGCCAAACGTGACGACGATCTTGCGCATGCAGACTCCGGTTTGGGGTTCGCCGGCCAACTTGGGTGGGAGGGCGCGGGTCGTCAGTCGCCCGAACGGGTGATTTTGTGGGGAGTTGTTGCAAAATCACCCGAATGGATGACCCGAATGGATGACCCGAACGGATGACCGGATGACCTGGAGTCGACGGGATCAGGGAATGAGTCGCAGCTGCTGACCACGCTGCACGGCTTGCGTGCGACGTCGTACCTCCAGCTTGTCGAAGAGGCGACTCGCGTGTGTCTTGACCGTATTCTCGCTGACGAACAGGCGTTCCGCGATTTCGCGATTGCTGAGGCCTTCGGCCAGAAGCCCCAGAATTTCCAGTTCGCGCGGGGTTACGCCGAGCGCCGCGACCTGATTGTCGTCGCGACTGAAGTCCGCCGCCGGTGCCTGCGTGACGGTGCCCGGCACCTCCCGCAGCTCGATGCGCTCTTCCACCACCACCTTGGGGGTGGTGAGCCGCAGACCCACCCAAATGCCGACGGCGGCAAAGATGATGGCCAGCAGTGCGCCGTAGATCTCAAAGGAGTGGGTGAGTACCAGCCAGCGGTACTCCACCAATCGGAGGAGGACGATGAGCAGGCCGGCGGCCAGACCATACCAGAGCACGTGACGGCGCATGCGGTAAGTTGGGCCAGCCGATCGCGCTACAGCAACCGCGAGCCCAGTGGCACGTCCTGCTCGGGGATACAGAGCGCGACATGACCGTCGGCGTTGTGAAAGCCCGTCACCAGGCACTCGGACATGAAGGGGCCGATCTGCTTGCGCGGAAAGTTCACCACCGCCACGACCAGACGGCCCACCAGGTCCTCGGGCGAGTACAGCACCGTGATCTGTGCGCTCGACTTGCGGATTCCGATCTCAGGCCCGAAATCCACTTGGAGCTTGTACGCCGGTTTGCGGGCTTCGGGAAACGGTTCAGCCGCCAGCACGCGTCCAACGCGCAGTTCCACACGCATGAAGTCGTCCCAGGTGATTTCCTGACGCGCGCCGTCTTCGGCAGCAGGGCTCATAGCAGTCTCCACATCTGAAGTTGTTTCCTGAACGGTCAGCGGAGAAACTAGCCATGGCAGATCTCGACAAGGCACTGGCCACCCAACTGGTCAACATCCAGCAGCGCGCGGGCAAGTCGCTCGACGAGTTGGCACAGATCATTCGGGGCAGCGGCCTCACTAAGCACGGCGAGCTCGTAGCCATGCTCAAGACGACGCTGGGCATGGGTCACGGTGACGCCAACACACTCGTGCACACGGTCAAGCAGGCGGTAGCCGCGCCGGCACCGGCAGCAGTTGGCGACGAGGCCGACGTGCTCAGCACGCTGTACGTCGGCCCCAAAGCGGCGCTGCGTCCAATTCATGAGGCCTTGCTTGCGATACTGAACGAGCTGGGCGAATTCGAGGCCGCGCCCAAGAAGACGTACGTCAGCTACCGCCGCAAGAAGCAGTTCTGCATGGTGGGTCCCGCCACCAACACGCGTGTCGAAGTAGGACTCAACATGAAGGGCGTCGATGCCACCGATCGACTGGAAGCGCTGCCGGCCGGCCAGATGTGTCAGTACAAGGTGCGCATCAGCGATGTGGCCCAGGTGGATGCGGATCTGCGAGGCTGGCTGTCGCTTGCGTTTGCCGCGGCGGGCTGAGGCCTTTCGAATCGGGGCGCTTCACGCCGCCCCGACACGACGAAGGGTGGCACATCGATGCTGATGCCCGGCAGGTGCATGAACAGCGTGCCACGCAGCTCGTCGCCGGTGATCAGCACGCGCCAATCGCTATAGGCTGTCATGGGCATTTGCTGACCGGCGGCGCTCACCTGCGAGTTGACGGTCTGGGTGAAGACCAGCGTGTCCCCCTGCCACTGGGCCGGAAAGGAATGCACCTCACTGCTGGGCTGGCCATCGGCGCGCTGCGTCATCTCCAGTCGAACTGACGTGGAATCGCCTTGCGCAATTACCTCGAGCACCGCTTTGGCTTCACCGCGGATACGCACGGGACCATCGCTGCTCTCCGGCTTCCACTGTACCTGGAAACGGCCACTGCGCTGACCGCCATCTTGCGCACGGAGCGTGTATGGCGCCGCGCCACCCAGCAGCGTGACTGTGTACAGCAGCAACCCAGAGGGGAAGAAGCGGTTGAATATCGGGATCATGGCCTGGGAAGTGGTGAGGTTCCCGGAAGGCTACGCTGGCCTCGCGTTCCCACGCGCATGATTGGGCTCAACAGCCCATCGACCGTGACCGACGGCTACTTTGGCGGCGTTGCCCGTCCGGATAAACCCCAGCCCGCCCACCGGCATCCAAGCGGGCAGACGACTCTCCCTTCTGGTTGGATGTACCTCTGGTTGCACCGCAAACCGTGACCGACGCCCGCATCGACGGCTCCGCCGCCGATGATATCCGCGCCGCCCGAGAGGGCGATGCGGGCGCATTCGCACGATTGTATGAGGCACACGTGCAGCCACTCTTCGCGTTCTGCCTCGGCCTCACCGGCAATCGCCAGGCCGCCACGGAGCTCGTGCAGGACGCGTTTGTGCGCGCGTGGGAAGCGCTGCCCGGCTTTCGCGGTGAGAGCAGTTTCGGCACCTGGTTGCATCGTATTGCCGTCAACCTCATGCTCACCGATGCGCGCTCATTCCGGCGACGGGCGCTGCGCGTGGCCATCGAGGCCGATCTTGGCGGCGACGGCACGTCGTCCCCTCTCGAGAACGTGCAGGCGGCGCCGTCCGACTCCGCCCTGCGTCTCGACATCGCGCAGGCCGTGTCCCGGCTGCCAGCCGGCGCGCGTGCGGTGTTCGTGCTGCACGACATCGCAGGCTATCCGCACGCCGACATCGCCACACAGCTCGGCATTGCCGAGGGTACCTGCAAGGCCCATCTCTTTCGTGCGCGGCGCCTGCTGCGCGGGATGCTCGATCGATGACTGACTTCGACGCTGAGGGCGCCGATCTGCGCGCGCGGTGGGACGCGGCCGCGCAATCCGATTCGCTTCGACCGACCGCTGACGAAGAGGCGGCCATGCGCCAGCATGTCCTCGCGGCCATTGCAGTGGTCAAGCCTGACAACACCCGGGCTCCTGAGCGGCGGCTCTCGCCAAATCAGCACGATCAGGGGCAGCACCAACAACAGTCGCGTAGACGCTGGGCCTTCGCGGCGTCGCTCGCGGCAGCGGCGGTACTTGTCGTGTCAGTCGTGCTGCGCGATGCGCCGCGCGATGCGCCGCGCGACTCGTCCGGCCATTCGGTTGCTGCCGTGTCGTCCGGCTCGTCGGTCGCGTCGGAGTCGACGCCCGTACCGGCTCCGGACGATGCCATGCGTGACGCGCTCGAGGCCGCCGGTTCCGCCCCCATGCGCACCGCGCTGCAATTGGCCAGCCGTGAGGCCTCGCCAGAATTCGCGGCGCTGGATGCCGCGGCCAACGAACTCGATGCCGAGCTGGCGCGCCATCCCGAGGACGCGGAGCTCCGTGCCTTTCGTGCCACACTCGATGCGCGACGTGAAGAGCTGACCCAGCGCATCAGGAGCGTGACGGAATGATGCCGCGCACTGTGCTCAGTCTGCTGACGCTGCTGCCCATGCTTGGCGCCGCGAGCATCCTGACGCGTGCTCGCGGCGAGCAACCGGTGTCACGTGGCTTTGCCACCACCTCCGACGTGACCATGCGACTGTACGTCCCGTCAGGCCGCCTCACTGTCGAAACCTGGGATCGGGACTCGGTGCACCTCGAGGGTCAACTCGGCGCCAACGCCTCGCTGTTTGGCGGCGGCGCCCGCACGCACATCAAACTGGGCATCGAAGCGCGCTCCAACGCGGACTCCACCTTGCCACAGGCCAGCGTGCAGGTTCGCGTTCCACGGCGGGCGCGTGTCTGGATCAAGATGATTGACGGCAGCATGCAGGTGTCGGGCACGCGTGAGGAACTCGAGGCCTACACCGTGCGCGGCTCCATTGTCGTGCGTGACGTGGCAGGCAACACCTCGGTGGAGTCCATCGACGCGCCGGTGACCGTTTCAGACGCGACGGGCAACCTCCGTGTGCGTGGTAGCCGCGGCGCCGTTTCGCTGCGTCGCATCCGCGCCACCACGTCCGTGTCCACCGTGAGCGGCGACGTAAGCGTGCTGGGTTCGGCTGCAGAAGGGCGAGTGGAAACCATTGGGGGCCGCATCGGAGTGGACGGTGTGGCCCCGGGCGGCACACTCGAACTGCAGTCGCACAATGGCGTCCTCGATGTTCGAGTGCCCAGATCGCGCATGCCGCTGCTCGATCTCAGTTCGCGCAGTGGCACCGTGAGTGGCAAGGCACTGCGCGGTTCTGCCACGCATGGCCACATCATTGCACGTTCATTCAAGGGCAATGTCACGGCACGCGTGAGCGATGACACACGATAGCCGTTCCTCGATCGCAGCGAGCCGGTAAACGACGCGACGTCTGCCGGCATCTCTCCTGTGTCGTTCACCACCACTTCACAGGAGCCGCGTATGATTCGCGTCGCGCATTTCGCCACTGTCTTGCTGTTGCCTCTGATATTCATCGCGGAATCCGCCGTCGACCGGGAAGAGTTGCCCGCGACGCGGCTGGTTCCACGCTTCAAGGGCAATGCGGTGGTGGACACGGCCGCCTCGGTGGTTCGCTGGCGCGGCACCAAGTTTGGTGGACGTGGCGCGCATGCGGGCACCGTGCGCCTGCGCAATGGCACGCTCGACTATGACACACGCCGAGCCGAGCTGCGCGGTGGCGTGTTCGAACTGGACATGCGCAGCATTGCGGTCACCGACATGCCGCTTGGTGAATCCGAAGCACGGCGAAAACTCACTACGCACCTGTTGGCGGCCGATTTCTTCGACGTACAGCGCCACCCCACGGCACGTTTCGACGTGCAGCGGGTCACGACGCGCGGCGGCAACCTGGCAAGGCTGGAGGGACAGCTCACCCTGCGCGGTGTGACGCGTCCGTTTGCCTTCGATGCAACCGTGTGGTCGTTCGAACCCACAAGACTGCACGCCACCGCGCGCGCCACCCTGGACCGGATGCAGTGGGGCGTGGCCTTTCGCGGCTCGCGCATCACGAATGATCTCGTGGACGACGTCATTCATCTCGAGTTCGACATCCTGGCGCGCGTCGGCAGCGCGCGGGCTTCACTGTGAGGACGCGCCACATGACGAGCATGTCCGCCTCGTTTCGCCGGGTTGTGCGAGCCGCGCTTTTGCTGGGCGCGGCGCTTGCCGGTACAACCCGCAGCGCCGGCGCGCAGAACTCACCGGACGATGCCGCCTGCCAGCCTCCGGCCCCGCCTCAGGGTGATCGCAGCCTGCCGTCGTCGCTGACATTGGCCACGTCCACAGAACGCGGCGAACCGTTGGAGTTCGCGTTGCACTTCCGCGCGCCACAGGGTCGCCCACTGCAGAACCTCGTGGTGTACATCTACCACACGGATGCCTCAGGCCACTACCGACGGGCGCCGGGAGCCACGGGCTGCTTTCGCTTCCACGGCGTGCTGCACGGCTGGGCACGACCTGACAGCACCGGTCGTATCACCGTACGCAGTATCAGGCCGGGACCGTATCCGGGAAGCACCGAACCGGCACACGTGCACATCGTGGTGCAGTTCCCCGGCCAGCAGGGTTTCTATATCAACGACCTGTTGTTCGATGACGACCCGCGGCTTACGCCGGCCGTTCGCGCGGCACAGACGATGGCTGGCGGCCCGGGTGTGGTGCACGCCACCAAGGATCGTCGTGGTGTCTGGCAGGCGGTGCGTATCGTGACACTGCAGCCACCCGGAACGCGCTGAGCGGTAACACGATGCGTGGGCGTCAGCCGCCAGCCATGGCGCCTACCACCAACAGCGGCACCTCACCCCGCTGCACCACCTCGGGCAGCGGGGTCTCCATGGCGTGATGCGACCAGTCCGCCCCGTTGGCGTAGAAGCGCACAAAGGCACGGCGCGCACCGCCCTCGTGATCTCGAATGGTGCCGCGCAGCATGGGCCAGCGCGCCTCCACCACGTCGAGCACCGCCGCGATGGTTGCGGGAGCCGGCACTTCCAGCGTCACCTCGGCCGCGGCGCCGGACAGCGCACGCAGCGGCGACGGCAACACCACCCGCACCTGCTGTCGCACCGCGTCAGTCCCCACGCCGTTCGCGCCATCAGTCAAGTGTCTGCACCTCCACACTCAGCACCGGCGGCAAGTCGTGCACGATGGCCTGCCAGTGATCGCCACCATCGGGCGAGACATACACCTGCCCGCCGGTCGTTCCGAAGTACACTCCGCACGAGGGTAGTCGGTCTACCGCCATCGCGTCGCGCAGCACGTTCACGTAGCTGTGCTGCTCCGGCAGTCCCCGCGACAACTCTTCCCAGGTGTTGCCCCCACTGCGACTACGCCACACGCGCAGTTTGCCGTCGGGCGGGAAGTGATGCGCGTCGCTGGTGATGGGCACGACGTAAATCGTGTCCGGTTCGTGCGCGTGTACATCGATGGGAAAGCCGAAATCGGTGGGCAGATTGCCACTGACTTCGTACCAGGAATCTCCGCCATCGTCGCTGCGCATGACGTCCCAATGCTTTTGCATGTACAGCCGCTTCGGATTGGAGGGATGCATGGCCAGACGATGCACGCAGTGTCCAACTTCTGCGTCACCCTGCGGGATTTCACCGGAGCGCAGTCCCTTGTTGATGGGCTCCCAGGTTTCCCCGCCGTCACGTGAGCGAAACGCGCCAGCTGCAGAGATGGCCACATACAGGCGATTGGCGTCGCTGGGATCGAGCAATATCGTGTGCAGGCAGAGTCCACCGGCCCCTGGCTGCCAGTGCGGACCGGAACCGTGACCGCGGAGTCCCGACAACTCCTGCCAACTCGCACCGGCATCGGTGCTGCGAAACAGCGCCGCGTCTTCCACACCGGCATACACGGTATCGCGATCCGTGAGCGAGGGCTCGAGATGCCACACGCGCTTGAACTCCCAGGGATGTGGCGTGCCGTCGTACCACTGGTGCGTGCCGGGCACGCCGTCATACGCAAAGTGGTTGTCCACCGCCGTCCATGTGCGGCCACCGTCATCACTGCGCTGCATGACCTGACCGAACCAGCCGCTGGATTGCGATGCCCAGATGCGATCGGGATCGACAGGCGAACCCTTCACGTGATACACCTCCCATCCCGGAAAATGGGGGCCGTCTACGGTCCAGCGGCTGCGGCCTTCATCGCTGGTCAGCACGAATGCACCCTTGCGAGTGCCGACCAGTACGCGCACCTGACTCATCATCGCTCCGATGCTGGGGATTGGCAGAACATACTGGCGGTTTGGTCGCACGCCACGCGTTCGCCGAGTAGGATTGTGCATTCGACCACGCAACCGCCTCGAACTCATCGTTCCAGCGATCGCGCGCCGCCACGTTCGGGTCGTTGACTTCCACTCGTCCCACCTATGCTGAGCAACGAGGAACGCGCCCGTTATCAGCGCCAGCTGAGTCTGCCAGAGGTCGGCGAGGCCGGCCAGCAGCGACTGCAACAGGCCAGCGTGCTACTGGTTGGTGTGGGCGGACTCGGATCACCCGCCGCGCTGTACCTGGCGGCGGCCGGTGTGGGCCGTCTCGGTCTGGTGGACCACGACCGCGTGGATGTCAGCAACCTGCATCGCCAGGTGTTGCACGGCACGGCAGACATTGCACGACCCAAGGTGGAAAGCGCGCGCGATCGACTGCAGCAACTCAACCCCCTGGTGCGGCTCGAGCTGTACGACACTTGGCTCACACGCGACAACGCGCTGGGTCTGGTGGGAGACTACGATGTGATCGTGGATGGCGCCGACACCTTCGCCACCCGCTATCTCGTCAACGACGCCTGTGTGCTCGCGGGTCGACCCAACGTGCACGCGTCCATCTTTCGCTTTGATGGTCAGGCGTCGGTGTTCTGTACGCCACACGGGCCCTGCTATCGCTGCCTGTACCCGTCGCCCCCTCCAGCCGATCTCGTCCCCAGTTGTGCTGTCGGTGGTGTGCTCGGCGTATTGCCCGGTCTGTTGGGACTCGTGCAGGCCACGGAAACACTCAAGCTCCTGCTTGGCATCGGTGAGCCACTCGTGGGGCGTCTGTTCATGTTGGACGCCCTGCACATGCAGCCGCAGGTTGTTCCGGTATCGCGCGATCCCGAGTGTCCGGCCTGTGGCACGCGTACGCTCACCGCACTCGCAGACTACGACGCGTTCTGTGGCACACCGACGCCTGGATTGCCAAACGACGACGTGGCCGAACTCACGCCTGCCGAACTGCAGCGCTGGCTGCGTGAAGGCCGCCCCGTTCAGTTGCTCGATGTACGCGAGCCGTTCGAGACGGCACAGGGCATGATTCCAGGTGCGCAGGCCTGGCCTCTGACCACCGTGCTCGACGCCGTGCCGCTTCTCGACACGACGCGGCCCATCGTGTGCATCTGTGCCGGCGGTGTTCGCAGTCGGAAGGCGGCTGCCACGCTTGTCAGCGCTGGCTGCGAGCGCGTGTATTCGCTCGCAGGCGGCATGAGCGCGTGGAGCCTCTACAACAACGCAAGCGTACCCACGTAGTCTCCTTCCTCACGCGGCACA
This portion of the Gemmatimonas sp. UBA7669 genome encodes:
- a CDS encoding WD40/YVTN/BNR-like repeat-containing protein — translated: MSQVRVLVGTRKGAFVLTSDEGRSRWTVDGPHFPGWEVYHVKGSPVDPDRIWASQSSGWFGQVMQRSDDGGRTWTAVDNHFAYDGVPGTHQWYDGTPHPWEFKRVWHLEPSLTDRDTVYAGVEDAALFRSTDAGASWQELSGLRGHGSGPHWQPGAGGLCLHTILLDPSDANRLYVAISAAGAFRSRDGGETWEPINKGLRSGEIPQGDAEVGHCVHRLAMHPSNPKRLYMQKHWDVMRSDDGGDSWYEVSGNLPTDFGFPIDVHAHEPDTIYVVPITSDAHHFPPDGKLRVWRSRSGGNTWEELSRGLPEQHSYVNVLRDAMAVDRLPSCGVYFGTTGGQVYVSPDGGDHWQAIVHDLPPVLSVEVQTLD
- a CDS encoding helix-turn-helix transcriptional regulator, whose product is MRRHVLWYGLAAGLLIVLLRLVEYRWLVLTHSFEIYGALLAIIFAAVGIWVGLRLTTPKVVVEERIELREVPGTVTQAPAADFSRDDNQVAALGVTPRELEILGLLAEGLSNREIAERLFVSENTVKTHASRLFDKLEVRRRTQAVQRGQQLRLIP
- the moeB gene encoding molybdopterin-synthase adenylyltransferase MoeB, with the translated sequence MLSNEERARYQRQLSLPEVGEAGQQRLQQASVLLVGVGGLGSPAALYLAAAGVGRLGLVDHDRVDVSNLHRQVLHGTADIARPKVESARDRLQQLNPLVRLELYDTWLTRDNALGLVGDYDVIVDGADTFATRYLVNDACVLAGRPNVHASIFRFDGQASVFCTPHGPCYRCLYPSPPPADLVPSCAVGGVLGVLPGLLGLVQATETLKLLLGIGEPLVGRLFMLDALHMQPQVVPVSRDPECPACGTRTLTALADYDAFCGTPTPGLPNDDVAELTPAELQRWLREGRPVQLLDVREPFETAQGMIPGAQAWPLTTVLDAVPLLDTTRPIVCICAGGVRSRKAAATLVSAGCERVYSLAGGMSAWSLYNNASVPT
- a CDS encoding RNA polymerase sigma factor, giving the protein MTDARIDGSAADDIRAAREGDAGAFARLYEAHVQPLFAFCLGLTGNRQAATELVQDAFVRAWEALPGFRGESSFGTWLHRIAVNLMLTDARSFRRRALRVAIEADLGGDGTSSPLENVQAAPSDSALRLDIAQAVSRLPAGARAVFVLHDIAGYPHADIATQLGIAEGTCKAHLFRARRLLRGMLDR
- a CDS encoding DUF4097 family beta strand repeat-containing protein: MMPRTVLSLLTLLPMLGAASILTRARGEQPVSRGFATTSDVTMRLYVPSGRLTVETWDRDSVHLEGQLGANASLFGGGARTHIKLGIEARSNADSTLPQASVQVRVPRRARVWIKMIDGSMQVSGTREELEAYTVRGSIVVRDVAGNTSVESIDAPVTVSDATGNLRVRGSRGAVSLRRIRATTSVSTVSGDVSVLGSAAEGRVETIGGRIGVDGVAPGGTLELQSHNGVLDVRVPRSRMPLLDLSSRSGTVSGKALRGSATHGHIIARSFKGNVTARVSDDTR
- a CDS encoding DUF5655 domain-containing protein; the encoded protein is MADLDKALATQLVNIQQRAGKSLDELAQIIRGSGLTKHGELVAMLKTTLGMGHGDANTLVHTVKQAVAAPAPAAVGDEADVLSTLYVGPKAALRPIHEALLAILNELGEFEAAPKKTYVSYRRKKQFCMVGPATNTRVEVGLNMKGVDATDRLEALPAGQMCQYKVRISDVAQVDADLRGWLSLAFAAAG
- a CDS encoding MoaD/ThiS family protein, producing MTDGANGVGTDAVRQQVRVVLPSPLRALSGAAAEVTLEVPAPATIAAVLDVVEARWPMLRGTIRDHEGGARRAFVRFYANGADWSHHAMETPLPEVVQRGEVPLLVVGAMAGG
- a CDS encoding DUF4199 domain-containing protein; protein product: MRKIVVTFGLIAGAIMSAMMLVLVPFEGDFWMEYGAYFGYTGMVMAFLLVYVGIRRYRDTEAGGRIAFWPAAKVGALIMLVATCCYVATWEVIYYKFKPDFAQVYGDYQVRKMRAAGASEAEVAATQAEMTQFAEMYKNPLVNIGFTFLEPLPVGLLAVLISAGLLSRPRRA
- a CDS encoding tRNA-binding protein; protein product: MSPAAEDGARQEITWDDFMRVELRVGRVLAAEPFPEARKPAYKLQVDFGPEIGIRKSSAQITVLYSPEDLVGRLVVAVVNFPRKQIGPFMSECLVTGFHNADGHVALCIPEQDVPLGSRLL
- a CDS encoding YceI family protein, which translates into the protein MIRVAHFATVLLLPLIFIAESAVDREELPATRLVPRFKGNAVVDTAASVVRWRGTKFGGRGAHAGTVRLRNGTLDYDTRRAELRGGVFELDMRSIAVTDMPLGESEARRKLTTHLLAADFFDVQRHPTARFDVQRVTTRGGNLARLEGQLTLRGVTRPFAFDATVWSFEPTRLHATARATLDRMQWGVAFRGSRITNDLVDDVIHLEFDILARVGSARASL